The genome window CCACGATCCGGGCACCCCGCTCGATGCTCTCCAGCTTCCAGTGGGCCTCCGGCATCTTGTTCTCGACGAAGTTCTTGCCCCAGCTCGTGTTCAGCTTGCTGAAGCGCATGTCCGCGAGGTCGATGTCAGAGGTCTGGGCGCCCGACCACCAGGGGTGGGCCGGGTTCTGGTCCCCGTGCCAGGTGTAGTTCGACCAGTAGCGGCCGCCCTGCGCCTGGTTGGGGCCTACCTTGCGGATCCAGGCGTCCAGGAGGGTGTCCACCCCTCCGTTCATCCTGGTGTTGCCCATCTTGCCGACGATGCCGAGGACCGGCATGCCCGCCCGGTGCTTGAAGCAGCGGGTGCCCGCCCCCTTCATCATCTCGATCATCTCCGGCGGATAGCCCTGCTCCCGCAGCCGCCGCGCCCCCGCCTCCCCGCTGTACCGCTGGGCGATGACGATCATCGCCTTGGCCACGTAGGTGAAGGCCGTGTCCCAGGACACGCGCAGCATGTCGTCGAGCATCCGGGCGTCGAACTTGTACTTGCGCTTGATCTCGGGCGTGAGCTCCGGGGAGCCCGCGTCCATCCACTCCTTCCAGCCCTTGCGCATCAACGGGCCCTTCAGCCGATACGGCCCGTACACGCGCCGGTGGAAGGTGTACCCCTTCAGGCACATCCGCGGGTTGTGGGCGAAGGTCCCGCGGTTCCCGTAGAGGTCCTCGTAGGTCTGGTGGTCGTAGTTCTGCTCCACCCGCATCACGACGCCGTTGCGCACGAAGGCGCGCACGCGGCAGCCGTGGGTGTCGTTGGGGGAGCAGCACCAGGTGAAGGAGGAGTCGTACCGGTACTGGTCGTGGTAGACCCGCTCCCAGGAGCGGTCGGGATAGTCGCCGAGGGGGTTGCCCACCTCGATGACCGGCTGCAGGGCCGTGAGGGCGAGGGCCTTGTCGGCGATCGCCGCGGCCGCGACCGTGCCAGCCGAGACTTTCAAGAATTGCCGTCGTGATAAGAACATCGCTGCCACCTCCTCGCTAAAAGACCGCTGACCACGAGCACTCCCTTTACTCAAAAGACGGACACCATCACCTCCTTTCCGTAACCGAGCAAAGAACACAGAAAACTCATGGAGGTGGACAGCAAGCCCTCTGCCATGACGAGTGGCCGGGACGAGGATTGGATTGGCGATGTAAGCAGCGAAAAGAAAAGAGAAAAAAAGAGATCGTCGCGACCAGTCAAAGAGCGGAGCAAGACAGGGGTGACTATGGACGTATGCAGATGCAGATTCGATGAGAAGAAAATATTCATTGTGAATCAAAGCCTTATGTGGCGAGCATACCGGTATCCAGCCACCTTCGATGAGCCTGAATTTCGCCGGATCATTTCGCTGCAACCCCCGCAACTTGAGTCTCTCTGACAAAATCGTCACGAGAAGGAAACAGGAGAGAAGAGAGAGGCCTGGCGTTGAAACGGGGAGGTGAGGACTTCGACCGACAGGTTTCGAAATGGAAACTGGGGGGAATGGCTCGGGCTAGCTGCCGCCGGACGGCTCGTGATCGAGGTACCGCTTCATCAGCAGGGCAAAGTGCTGGCGGGGAATCCCACTGTCCTCAGCCGCGCGGGTGACGTTGCTTCCATGCTTCGCGAGCTTCTCCTTGACGTACGTCTTGCCGAAATCCGCGACCACCCGATTCTTGGCCTCCGTGTACGGCAAGGTCGTGTACGACAGGAACACCTGGGATGGCGCGATCTTCTTGCCCTGGGGGAGCAGGGCCCGGATGTCGGCTCCCGTGATCGCGTCCTCCGTGGCGAGGATCACGGCCCGCTCGATCACGTTGCGCAGCTCGCGCACGTTGCCGGGCCAGCGGTAGGCCGCGAGGTCCGCCACCGCGGCTGAGTCCAGGTAGCAGCCGGGCTTGCCCATCTCCTTTCCGAACTGTGCCACGAGCAATCGGGCGATCGCGGCGATATCCTCGGCTCGATCCCGAAGCGGCGGGACGTGGAGGCTGATGACGGCTAGCCGGTAGTAGAGGTCCTGGCGGAAGGCTCCGGTGCGGACCTTTTCCTCCAGGTCCTGATTCGTCGCTGCGACGAACCTGGTGTCGACCCGCTTCACCCGCGTTCCTCCCACGCGACGGACTTCGCTTTCCTCCAGTACCCGCAGCAGCTTGGCTTGGAGAGGGGACGGCAACTCGCCGATCTCATCCAGGAACACGGTCCCGCCGTTGGCCAGCTCGATCAAGCCCGGTTTGTCGGCGATCGCGCCGGTGAAGGCGCCCCGCACGTGTCCGAACAGCTCGCTTTCCATGATGCCTTCCGGCAGGTTTGCGCAGTCGATCACCTGGAACGGCTTGTCCCGCTCCTGGCTCTGTTCGTGGATGGCCCGGGCGATCAGCCCCTTGCCGGTTCCGGTCTCCCCGGTGATCAGGACCGTGGAGCGGACCTGTGCAGCCTCGTGCATGAGCCGAAGCACGTTTCGGAAAGCATCGCTCGTGCCGACGAGGCTGCCCGCTCCCGTGGTCTGTTGCATGGTCCGTTCGAAGGCCGAATTGCGCCGGATGATCTCGGAGATCCGGATCGCGCGGTGGAGCCGCATCCCGAGATCGGTCGGGTTGACCGGCTTCAGGACATAGTCGTAGGCCCCACGCCGGATGGCGTCCACCGCGGAGGGAACTTCGTTCACCCGGGTCACCACGAGCACGGGAA of Nitrospirota bacterium contains these proteins:
- a CDS encoding twin-arginine translocation signal domain-containing protein, which translates into the protein MFLSRRQFLKVSAGTVAAAAIADKALALTALQPVIEVGNPLGDYPDRSWERVYHDQYRYDSSFTWCCSPNDTHGCRVRAFVRNGVVMRVEQNYDHQTYEDLYGNRGTFAHNPRMCLKGYTFHRRVYGPYRLKGPLMRKGWKEWMDAGSPELTPEIKRKYKFDARMLDDMLRVSWDTAFTYVAKAMIVIAQRYSGEAGARRLREQGYPPEMIEMMKGAGTRCFKHRAGMPVLGIVGKMGNTRMNGGVDTLLDAWIRKVGPNQAQGGRYWSNYTWHGDQNPAHPWWSGAQTSDIDLADMRFSKLNTSWGKNFVENKMPEAHWKLESIERGARIV
- a CDS encoding sigma-54 dependent transcriptional regulator — encoded protein: MAGAPSYLATPRAGVGATFTILLVEDQATDTELLLHAIEKADLKALEGEIEIVVRATAEGALKALTEQPVDLVLTDMVLPGMSGLDLISQLQEIDRNLPVLVVTRVNEVPSAVDAIRRGAYDYVLKPVNPTDLGMRLHRAIRISEIIRRNSAFERTMQQTTGAGSLVGTSDAFRNVLRLMHEAAQVRSTVLITGETGTGKGLIARAIHEQSQERDKPFQVIDCANLPEGIMESELFGHVRGAFTGAIADKPGLIELANGGTVFLDEIGELPSPLQAKLLRVLEESEVRRVGGTRVKRVDTRFVAATNQDLEEKVRTGAFRQDLYYRLAVISLHVPPLRDRAEDIAAIARLLVAQFGKEMGKPGCYLDSAAVADLAAYRWPGNVRELRNVIERAVILATEDAITGADIRALLPQGKKIAPSQVFLSYTTLPYTEAKNRVVADFGKTYVKEKLAKHGSNVTRAAEDSGIPRQHFALLMKRYLDHEPSGGS